The DNA sequence TCGTGGATGATCTGCGGCTGTTCATGGAGGCACTGCAAATTCCGAAAGCGATCATTGCCGGGGCTTCAAGTGGAGGTTTCGCGGCCCGCAATTTTGCCGCAACCCATCCGGAACGGACGGCTGGGCTGATCCTGTTGGGCTCGCCCGCCACGCTGGCAACGAGGCCGAATCCGTTTGCGGAGCTGAAGAATCCGATCGATCCCGGATTCGTGAAAAGCTTTGCGGAGAGCATCCTCTCCCGCCAGGCGTCTGCGGAAGCCTTGGCCAGCATGATCGCCGAAAACCTGAAGGCGCCCGCGCGCGTATGGGTTGAAACCGGCAACGGCCTGTTTGAAGAAACCTTTCCCGGCGAGCTCGCCAAAATCCAAGTTCCCACGCTCATCGTCTGGGGCGATCGGGATTCCATCATTACGTATGAGGACCAACTCGCGCTCGCTGAAGCGATCAAAGGATCCAAGCTCATCACGCATCCCGGATCGGGCCACATGCTCTATTGGGAAGAACCCGCATTGATTGCAAGGGATATCGTCGCTTTCATAAATGAAATAGCAGCAACGAATAAAGCGTAAACGCTCCGAATCAGCTTTTTTGCACGTCCTTTGGGGAGAGGAGGGATTTCGATGAAACTGTTCTTGTCAAAAATCCGGGAAGTGCTGCAGGCGGTCCTGCCCATCGTCGCAATCGTCCTTTTGCTGCATGCCACGCTGACTCCGCTGACCGCATTGCAGCTCGAACGTTTTCTGCTTGGCGCTTTCTGCATCACCGCCGGACTTTCCATTTTCCTGCACGGCATCGATTTCAGCATCAGCATGATCGGCAAGGCGATGGGGCGGACCTTCTCCAAGACCGCCAATCTCTTTCTCCTGGCCGGTGCCGGTTTGGCGCTCGGTTTCATCATTTCCATCGCGGAGCCGGATCTGCACATCCTGGCCGGCCAAGTCGAACGTTTGACGGCCGACACTGTCGGGAAGTGGAGCATCATCCTCATCGTATCGCTCGGCATCGCTGCACTATTGGCACTCGGCCTGATCCGGATTGTCCGCAACATCGTCCTCCACAAGCTGCTGATCGGGCTGTACGCCGTCGTATTTCTCCTCACCCTGAGCGCATCCGACGAATTCCTCGCCATCGCCTTCGATGCATCCGGCGCGACGACCGGCGCCATGACGGTCCCGTTCATCATGTCGATGGCGCTGGGGGTCACGTTGCTGCGCAAGGACAACCTCGCCGCCAACACCGAAGGCTTCGGGCTGATCGGCGTCGTCTCGGTCGGACCGATCATCGCCATCCTCCTGATGGATCTCTTCGCGGCCGGCGCTGTCACGGCGCCGGACACTCCTATCGATGACCTGAAAACAGCCAGCCTGCTGGCGCCGTTCCTCGAAAAAATCCCGATCGTGGCCGAAGAAGTCCTGCTCGCGCTGCTGCCGATCACGCTCATTTTTCTCCTGATGCAGCGCTATTCCTTCCGCCTCTCGCGCCGAAACATCTCGTGGATCCTCTACGGCCTGCTGCTGACCTACATCGGCCTCTTCCTGTTCCTCCTCGGCGCCCAAGCCGGCTTCATGGAAGTCGGAAGGACGATCGGTTTCAACGTCGCCTCTTTGGATAATAAGCTGTATTTGCTTGTGATCGGCTTCGTGCTCGGTTTGGTGACAGTCTTGGCGGAACCCGCAGTCCATGTCCTGACGCACCAAATCGAGGACATTACGAACGGCGCCGTCAATAGGAACGCGGTCAAAGCCGTTCTTTCCTTGGGGATCGGTACGGCCGTCGCCTTGGCGATGCTGCGGATCGTATTCCCTCAGATCCAGCTATGGCACTACCTGTTGCCCGGCTACCTCATTGCACTGACACTGACCTTTTTCGTCCCAAAAATGTTCGTCGGCATCGCCTTCGATTCCGGCGGCGTCGCTTCCGGACCGATGACCGCGACCTTTATCCTTTCCTTCGTCCAGGGCGCCGCCAGCGCGATGGCTGGAGACAACCTCGTCTCCGAAAGCTTCGGCATGATCGCCCTCGTCGCGATGACCCCGATCATCGCCGTGCAGGTGTTGGGGCTTGTGTACAAAATTCGGGCAGAAAGAAACAAATGAGACGGAATTCAATGTAATCCTGGAAAAGAATAGCGAGGTGGTACTAATGATGGAATGGGATGAAATTGATGAAGAACGCGCAAATTTGATTGTTGCGGAGAGGCTAGCAGAAGAAAATGTAAAAACATACTCAGACAAAGAAGTACGGAATGTTGATGAAGAACTTGTCGTGGATGAGGACGACGGTTGGGAATAAACCTTGAGGATTAAGATTGTCGACTAAACGAAGATCAGAAGATGCTGAACACCCGAGAGCGGATGCAGTTGTCGACTGAAAAGTTACGAAAACCACAAAACACCTTACAGATTGCTCTTCTGTCGGGTGTCAGCCCAGGACGGTAAACTGTTTACCCGAGATTTCCCGCAGCTGTCGACTGAACGGATGCCGAAAACCGCAAAACACCCGACAAACGCGCAATATCAAAGAAAAAAGCATCGGCTCCCACAGGAACCGATGCTTTTTGGTGCTATTATCCGAAAAATATCCGTATCAGCGCAACGGCCATAACGACCTGTACTGCGCCGACGGTCAAGCCGTACAGCATGGCTTTGGGGCCTTCTTTGATGATGTCGGCGAATTTGACGCGCATGCCGATTGCGGCTAGGGCGGCGACTTCGAATTGGGTGCTGATCGCTTTTGAGCTGATCAGGACGCTGTCTGGGACGCCGATGAAGCTGCGGATCAGGAAGAAGACGACGAAGCCGGTAAGGAACCAGGGGACGCCGTAGGAAACGGCGGCCGGGCTGGCTGATGCGCCCGCTCCGTCAGCCGATGCGTCTGCAGCAACCCCCGCGCGCTTTTTGCGCGTGAACAAAGATTCTCCTTCATTTATATTCATGCGTCCGTATAATACGGCGACGCCGATGATCAAAAGCACGCGCATCAGCTTGAAGACGGTCGCCAGCGTGACGACGTCGTCATTGACGAGCTTGGCGGCAGCGACGACTTGGCCGACGGATTGGACGGTGCCGCCGATCAGGGCGGAGGTCCGAAGGGTGTCGCTACCGTATAGGAAGGCTCCCAAAAGCGGCAGGGCGATCATCAGTGCGGTACCGGTCAGGTTGACGATCGTGATCGAGATGCCTTTTTCTTTGTTGTCGGCCTGGACGATCGGCGAAACGGTGCCGATGGCCGAGGAACCGCAGACTGCGTTGCCGGCACCCATCAGGAGCGAGAAGCGTTTGCCGAAGCCAAAGTATTTGCCGAGATTGTAGGTGACGAAAATCGTCAGCCCCATCTGCAGCACAACAAAGACGAAGCCCTTGACCCCGGCTGATTTCAGCACTTGGAAATCAAGGATCAGCCCGTTCAGGACAATGGCGTATTCCAAGAGCCTTTTCTCGGAGAATTTCGTTCCTTGCCCCAGTTCCGGCCGGTTCAGGAGCGTATTGCCAAGCAGCATCCCCAACAAAATGGCGATCAAAGCGGCGCCGAGAGTCGGCAGGAAACGGGCGAGAAATTGGCTGATCAAGGAGATGAGGATGCTGGTGGCGAGGCCGGGCAGCACCCCGTCCAGCTCTTTTTTGAGTGCGTTTATTTTCATGAGTGCTAATAACCTCCCTAACTGTTGCATTACAGTAATCCATTTTACCCGACTTTTTGCATAAATAAAAATAATGATTTATTATGCAGGTATAAGTAAAATTAATAGGAGGCGCAGTTCATGTTGGATTACCGCTACAAAACGTTCCTCACGCTGATCGAGGAGGGCAGTTACACGAAAGCCGCCAAGAAATTGAACATTACCCAACCTGCAGTGACCCAGCACATCCAGCATCTGCAGGAGGAACTGGGAGTCCAGCTGCTCCACTATGAAGGCAAGCAGCTGCTGGTCACCGAAAAGGGGCGCTATCTGGAGGAACAGCTCTCGCTGCTGAACCGCGATGTGGCGCGGATCAGCACACATCTGCTGCAGCAGGACGATGCGCCGACGCTGTCTTTCGGGGCGACGCTGACGATCGGCGAGTACGTCATGCCGGGACTGATCGGGCGCTACTTGGAGCAGCATCCAAACCATCATTTATCGATGATCGTCGACAATACGGCCACGCTGACCAGTTTGATCCAGAAGGGGAAAATCGATTTCGCGCTCATCGAAGGCGACTTCAACCAGAGCCAACTCGGCTTCGAAAAGCTGTCCGATGAGCCGTTCATCGGCGTCTGTGCGGCCGCCAACCCGTTGTGGCGCAGCGAACAGGATTTGGCGGCGTTGTTCAGCGAGCACCTGTTTGTCCGCGAGGAAGGCTCCGGTTCACGGCGGATTCTGGAAAATGCCCTCCTGAAAGAGGGAGCGAACCTCAGCAGTTTCGGGCGGACGACCGTCGTCGGCGGCATCGGCCCGATCAAGCAGTTGGTTGAGGAGAACCGCGGCATCGCCTTCCTCTATCGCATCTCGGTCGAAAAGGAACTGGAGGAGGGGAAGCTGAAGGAGATTCCAATCCGGCGCTTCGTAGTGACGCATCCGTTCCATGTCGTCAATCTGAAGGAATTCCGTGATCGCGGGCCGCTCCAGGAACTGCTGTCTTTTTATCGTTGATCGGAATGCGCCGAACTTTGCTGGGATGCGCCATCCATCGGCTTTTCGTGACTCTCAAAAGTAAAACTAACTTTTCATCACCATTTAATCTTTGACAAACGTGTGGCAGTAGTGTAACTTACTATAGGGACTTTACGATAGAAGACATTTTTTGCCTTCACGTCCGTGTCTGTGTAAAGCGATTCCCAAAAGGATTTGTGCACTAACAGAAAGAGGGAAATAGAAATGAAAATTTTTGATTATGAAGACGTACAATTAATTCCGAACAAGAGCGTTGTGCAGAGCCGTTCTGAATGCGATACGACTGTCGCGCTTGGTGGCCGCATGTTCAAATTGCCGGTGGTGCCTGCGAATATGCAGACAATCCTGGACGAAGAACTTGCTGAAAAATTAGCCAGAGAAGGTTATTTCTACATTATGCACCGTTTTGATGAAGCGAGCCGTTTGCCGTTCATCCAAAAAATGCAAGAAAAAGGTTTGTTTGCTTCCATCAGTTTGGGGATCAAAGAAGCAGAATTCGATTTCGTAAATGAATTGGCGGCTAAAAAAGCCGTTCCTGAATATACAACAATCGACGTGGCGCATGGTCATTCCGACGAAGTCATCCGCATGATCAAACACGTCAAAGCAGTGATGCCGGAAACATTCCTGATTGCCGGTAACGTGGGCACTCCTGAAGGTGTCCGTGAATTGGAAAACGCCGGAGCCGATGCTACTAAAGTCGGGATCGGACCTGGTAAAGTATGCACGACCAAAATCAAGACCGGTTTCGGTACAGGCGGCTGGCAGCTGGCAGCGGTAAGCTGGTGCTCGAAAGCAGCAAGCAAACCGATCATAGCTGACGGCGGGGTCCGCACAAACGGAGACATCGCCAAATCGATCCGTTTCGGCGCGACAATGGTCATGGTCGGCTCGTTATTGGCCGGACACGATGAATCACCGGGCGAAACGAAGGAAATCAACGGCCGCTTGTACAAAGAGTACTTCGGCAGTGCTTCCGAATACCAAAAAGGCCAACGCAAAAACGTTGAAGGCAAGAAGATCTTGACGCCTTACCGCGGCACGATCGCGGACACCTTGAACGAAATGCGCGAAGACCTGCAGTCATCCATCTCCTACGCAGGTGGAAAAGACATCACAGCGATCCGCAAATGCGACTATGTGTTGGTCAAGAACTCCATCTACAACGGCGACAGCAACCAAGGCATCATCGAAGCCGGCCGCAGCTCATACGGCGAAGGCGACACGATTCTATAATAAACAAAACAGGCCCTCAGCAGCACCCGGTAGTTTCCGGGCGCCGCTGAGGGCCTATTTTATTATTGAGGGAAGAGGCGATTATAAGAATATAAAGATATATTAATAAAGGAACAACAGTTTGATTGTTCCTTATGAGGGCATTTTTTTTGGTTGTTTTGTACGATGTTTGTGCACTTTTTATCAAAAAGGCTGACAAGAGGACTATCAAAATCGGACCGTTCAACGAAAAACAATTTTGTATTTTCTGAAGAAAGGGTGTAATAGTATTGAACTTTATCTGATCATTCGGTTAATATAACGACCAAGTTTTTCCTAACTAAACGGTAAGTAAATTCAAT is a window from the uncultured Trichococcus sp. genome containing:
- a CDS encoding alpha/beta hydrolase, translated to MDLIAKHAEMKNGMRLSYAEQGADRGTPLILLHGIADSWRIFEPLFVELPESVHVYALSQRGHGDSDRPVTGYRTLDFVDDLRLFMEALQIPKAIIAGASSGGFAARNFAATHPERTAGLILLGSPATLATRPNPFAELKNPIDPGFVKSFAESILSRQASAEALASMIAENLKAPARVWVETGNGLFEETFPGELAKIQVPTLIVWGDRDSIITYEDQLALAEAIKGSKLITHPGSGHMLYWEEPALIARDIVAFINEIAATNKA
- a CDS encoding DUF1538 domain-containing protein produces the protein MKLFLSKIREVLQAVLPIVAIVLLLHATLTPLTALQLERFLLGAFCITAGLSIFLHGIDFSISMIGKAMGRTFSKTANLFLLAGAGLALGFIISIAEPDLHILAGQVERLTADTVGKWSIILIVSLGIAALLALGLIRIVRNIVLHKLLIGLYAVVFLLTLSASDEFLAIAFDASGATTGAMTVPFIMSMALGVTLLRKDNLAANTEGFGLIGVVSVGPIIAILLMDLFAAGAVTAPDTPIDDLKTASLLAPFLEKIPIVAEEVLLALLPITLIFLLMQRYSFRLSRRNISWILYGLLLTYIGLFLFLLGAQAGFMEVGRTIGFNVASLDNKLYLLVIGFVLGLVTVLAEPAVHVLTHQIEDITNGAVNRNAVKAVLSLGIGTAVALAMLRIVFPQIQLWHYLLPGYLIALTLTFFVPKMFVGIAFDSGGVASGPMTATFILSFVQGAASAMAGDNLVSESFGMIALVAMTPIIAVQVLGLVYKIRAERNK
- a CDS encoding putative sulfate exporter family transporter, whose amino-acid sequence is MKINALKKELDGVLPGLATSILISLISQFLARFLPTLGAALIAILLGMLLGNTLLNRPELGQGTKFSEKRLLEYAIVLNGLILDFQVLKSAGVKGFVFVVLQMGLTIFVTYNLGKYFGFGKRFSLLMGAGNAVCGSSAIGTVSPIVQADNKEKGISITIVNLTGTALMIALPLLGAFLYGSDTLRTSALIGGTVQSVGQVVAAAKLVNDDVVTLATVFKLMRVLLIIGVAVLYGRMNINEGESLFTRKKRAGVAADASADGAGASASPAAVSYGVPWFLTGFVVFFLIRSFIGVPDSVLISSKAISTQFEVAALAAIGMRVKFADIIKEGPKAMLYGLTVGAVQVVMAVALIRIFFG
- a CDS encoding LysR family transcriptional regulator produces the protein MLDYRYKTFLTLIEEGSYTKAAKKLNITQPAVTQHIQHLQEELGVQLLHYEGKQLLVTEKGRYLEEQLSLLNRDVARISTHLLQQDDAPTLSFGATLTIGEYVMPGLIGRYLEQHPNHHLSMIVDNTATLTSLIQKGKIDFALIEGDFNQSQLGFEKLSDEPFIGVCAAANPLWRSEQDLAALFSEHLFVREEGSGSRRILENALLKEGANLSSFGRTTVVGGIGPIKQLVEENRGIAFLYRISVEKELEEGKLKEIPIRRFVVTHPFHVVNLKEFRDRGPLQELLSFYR
- a CDS encoding GMP reductase, which translates into the protein MKIFDYEDVQLIPNKSVVQSRSECDTTVALGGRMFKLPVVPANMQTILDEELAEKLAREGYFYIMHRFDEASRLPFIQKMQEKGLFASISLGIKEAEFDFVNELAAKKAVPEYTTIDVAHGHSDEVIRMIKHVKAVMPETFLIAGNVGTPEGVRELENAGADATKVGIGPGKVCTTKIKTGFGTGGWQLAAVSWCSKAASKPIIADGGVRTNGDIAKSIRFGATMVMVGSLLAGHDESPGETKEINGRLYKEYFGSASEYQKGQRKNVEGKKILTPYRGTIADTLNEMREDLQSSISYAGGKDITAIRKCDYVLVKNSIYNGDSNQGIIEAGRSSYGEGDTIL